A genomic window from Paramormyrops kingsleyae isolate MSU_618 chromosome 23, PKINGS_0.4, whole genome shotgun sequence includes:
- the rbbp4 gene encoding histone-binding protein RBBP4 isoform X2 translates to MADKEAAFDDAVEERVINEEYKIWKKNTPFLYDLVMTHALEWPSLTAQWLPDVTRPEGKDYSVHRLVLGTHTSDEQNHLVIASVQLPNDDAQFDASHYDSEKGEFGGFGSVSGKIEIEIKINHEGEVNRARYMPQNPCIIATKTPTSDVLVFDYTKHPSKPDPSGECTPDLRLRGHQKEGYGLSWNPNLSGCLLSASDDHTICLWDISTVPKEGKVVDAKTIFTGHTAVVEDVSWHLLHESLFGSVADDQKLMIWDTRSNNTSKPSHAVDAHTAEVNCLSFNPYSEFILATGSADKTVALWDLRNLKLKLHSFESHKDEIFQVQWSPHNETILASSGTDRRLNVWDLSKIGEEQSPEDAEDGPPELLFIHGGHTAKISDFSWNPNEPWVICSVSEDNIMQVWQMAENIYNDEDPEGAADAEVQG, encoded by the exons ATGGCTGATAAAGAAG CAGCGTTCGATGATGCTGTGGAGGAAAGGGTGATAAACGAGGAGTACAAGATCTGGAAGAAAAACACCCCTTTTCTGTACGACCTGGTGATGACCCATGCTCTGGAATGGCCTAGTCTGACGGCGCAATGGCTACCAGACGTTACCAG GCCTGAGGGGAAGGACTACAGTGTCCACCGGCTTGTGCTTGGTACACACACCTCGGACGAGCAGAACCACCTGGTCATCGCCAGCGTGCAGCTGCCGAATGATGATGCCCAGTTTGACGCCTCCCACTACGACAGTGAGAAAGGAG AGTTTGGAGGCTTTGGGTCTGTGAGTGGGAAGATTGAGATTGAGATCAAGATAAACCATGAGGGAGAGGTGAACCGTGCTCGCTATATGCCACAGAACCCCTGCATCATCGCCACCAAGACGCCCACCAGCGACGTGCTGGTCTTCGACTACACCAAGCACCCGTCAAAGCCAG ACCCCTCCGGGGAGTGCACCCCTGACCTTCGTCTGCGGGGCCACCAGAAAGAGGGGTACGGCCTGTCCTGGAACCCGAATCTGAGCGGCTGCCTGCTGAGTGCCTCTGATGATCAC ACGATCTGCCTGTGGGACATCAGCACTGTCCCGAAGGAGGGGAAGGTGGTGGACGCCAAGACCATCTTCACGGGACATACGGCCGTGGTGGAGGATGTTTCCTGGCACCTGCTGCACGAGTCGCTCTTCGGCTCCGTGGCTGACGACCAGAAGCTGATGAT CTGGGACACCCGGTCCAATAACACGTCCAAGCCAAGCCACGCAGTCGATGCCCACACTGCTGAGGTCAACTGCCTGTCCTTCAACCCCTACAGCGAGTTCATCCTGGCCACTGGCTCTGCTGACAAG ACTGTGGCACTTTGGGATCTCCGGAATTTGAAGCTAAAACTGCACTCTTTCGAGTCCCACAAGGATGAGATCTTCCAA GTGCAGTGGTCCCCTCATAACGAGACTATCCTGGCCTCCAGTGGAACCGACAGGCGGCTGAACGTTTGGGACCTCAG TAAAATCGGAGAAGAGCAGTCACCCGAGGATGCGGAGGACGGCCCCCCAGAACTGCTG TTCATCCATGGTGGTCACACAGCAAAGATCTCAGACTTCTCATGGAATCCCAATGAACCCTGGGTCATCTGTTCTGTCTCCGAGGACAACATCATGCAAGTTTGGCAGATG GCAGAGAATATCTACAACGATGAGGACCCAGAAGGGGCAGCAGATGCTGAAGTCCAGGGTTaa
- the rbbp4 gene encoding histone-binding protein RBBP4 isoform X1 yields the protein MCVPVFSCDRGPTVAVVESRQTAAFDDAVEERVINEEYKIWKKNTPFLYDLVMTHALEWPSLTAQWLPDVTRPEGKDYSVHRLVLGTHTSDEQNHLVIASVQLPNDDAQFDASHYDSEKGEFGGFGSVSGKIEIEIKINHEGEVNRARYMPQNPCIIATKTPTSDVLVFDYTKHPSKPDPSGECTPDLRLRGHQKEGYGLSWNPNLSGCLLSASDDHTICLWDISTVPKEGKVVDAKTIFTGHTAVVEDVSWHLLHESLFGSVADDQKLMIWDTRSNNTSKPSHAVDAHTAEVNCLSFNPYSEFILATGSADKTVALWDLRNLKLKLHSFESHKDEIFQVQWSPHNETILASSGTDRRLNVWDLSKIGEEQSPEDAEDGPPELLFIHGGHTAKISDFSWNPNEPWVICSVSEDNIMQVWQMAENIYNDEDPEGAADAEVQG from the exons ATGTGTGTGCCGGTGTTTTCGTGTGATAGAGGCCCTACGGTGGCTGTAGTTGAGTCCCGCCAAACCG CAGCGTTCGATGATGCTGTGGAGGAAAGGGTGATAAACGAGGAGTACAAGATCTGGAAGAAAAACACCCCTTTTCTGTACGACCTGGTGATGACCCATGCTCTGGAATGGCCTAGTCTGACGGCGCAATGGCTACCAGACGTTACCAG GCCTGAGGGGAAGGACTACAGTGTCCACCGGCTTGTGCTTGGTACACACACCTCGGACGAGCAGAACCACCTGGTCATCGCCAGCGTGCAGCTGCCGAATGATGATGCCCAGTTTGACGCCTCCCACTACGACAGTGAGAAAGGAG AGTTTGGAGGCTTTGGGTCTGTGAGTGGGAAGATTGAGATTGAGATCAAGATAAACCATGAGGGAGAGGTGAACCGTGCTCGCTATATGCCACAGAACCCCTGCATCATCGCCACCAAGACGCCCACCAGCGACGTGCTGGTCTTCGACTACACCAAGCACCCGTCAAAGCCAG ACCCCTCCGGGGAGTGCACCCCTGACCTTCGTCTGCGGGGCCACCAGAAAGAGGGGTACGGCCTGTCCTGGAACCCGAATCTGAGCGGCTGCCTGCTGAGTGCCTCTGATGATCAC ACGATCTGCCTGTGGGACATCAGCACTGTCCCGAAGGAGGGGAAGGTGGTGGACGCCAAGACCATCTTCACGGGACATACGGCCGTGGTGGAGGATGTTTCCTGGCACCTGCTGCACGAGTCGCTCTTCGGCTCCGTGGCTGACGACCAGAAGCTGATGAT CTGGGACACCCGGTCCAATAACACGTCCAAGCCAAGCCACGCAGTCGATGCCCACACTGCTGAGGTCAACTGCCTGTCCTTCAACCCCTACAGCGAGTTCATCCTGGCCACTGGCTCTGCTGACAAG ACTGTGGCACTTTGGGATCTCCGGAATTTGAAGCTAAAACTGCACTCTTTCGAGTCCCACAAGGATGAGATCTTCCAA GTGCAGTGGTCCCCTCATAACGAGACTATCCTGGCCTCCAGTGGAACCGACAGGCGGCTGAACGTTTGGGACCTCAG TAAAATCGGAGAAGAGCAGTCACCCGAGGATGCGGAGGACGGCCCCCCAGAACTGCTG TTCATCCATGGTGGTCACACAGCAAAGATCTCAGACTTCTCATGGAATCCCAATGAACCCTGGGTCATCTGTTCTGTCTCCGAGGACAACATCATGCAAGTTTGGCAGATG GCAGAGAATATCTACAACGATGAGGACCCAGAAGGGGCAGCAGATGCTGAAGTCCAGGGTTaa
- the sync gene encoding syncoilin, producing the protein MDSKEAPSQLKPTWGILQEASVGTEGNRMQEADLQFKDQMEESGTDTKSYSEGIMLQFGESMDWAGVQLEGAAEDPRGSLEGLSVQFEECLHELGALLLGQSGGMDSQIEGCLGEISTQLEECTRELVAQLEDSAERDSSRGDSTTRPSDEAVLGELGLRFEACIAQVGALERHRDQLVAELLALEEPMAREAQELRAELAKVWRQLAQSELERRSLRGEVLGVRKRLFAVVRECTQSRIFLDTLQRDVKESVITQEKLQAELLRLTEEAARLQLDQQNHLNDLQSQLSGAEPPPAAGELSQCREASRAIQQQLQSGVQALQELYEPRLQALLARRQASAEATRRCREESRELRAQLSPLREEAQRLALQKAYLEERLALMQQEREENLSQHREALDALEENRRHLKTETEIQQKKNQDIENVKRGLEEELRTYRYSDEVRKTAGPAMKEET; encoded by the exons ATGGATAGCAAAGAGGCCCCAAGCCAGCTGAAACCTACTTGGGGGATTTTACAGGAGGCCAGTGTTGGGACTGAAGGGAATCGCATGCAGGAGGCTGATTTACAGTTTAAGGACCAGATGGAGGAATCTGGGACTGATACCAAGTCTTACTCTGAGGGCATCATGCTGCAGTTCGGAGAGAGCATGGACTGGGCAGGAGTCCAGCTAGAAGGTGCAGCAGAAGATCCCAGAGGGTCCCTGGAAGGCCTGAGTGTCCAGTTTGAAGAATGCCTGCATGAGCTGGGGGCATTGCTACTGGGGCAGAGTGGAGGCATGGACAGCCAAATCGAGGGGTGCCTGGGAGAGATTAGCACGCAGCTGGAGGAGTGCACACGAGAGTTGGTGGCACAACTCGAGGACTCGGCGGAACGGGATAGTTCCAGGGGCGACTCCACGACACGGCCAAGCGACGAGGCAGTCCTGGGGGAATTGGGTCTCCGGTTCGAGGCGTGCATCGCACAAGTGGGTGCCCTCGAGCGGCACCGGGACCAGCTGGTGGCCGAGCTGCTGGCGCTGGAGGAGCCAATGGCACGGGAAGCCCAGGAGCTGAGGGCGGAGCTGGCGAAGGTGTGGCGGCAGCTCGCCCAATCAGAGTTGGAAAGGCGGAGCCTGCGAGGAGAAGTGCTGGGTGTCCGCAAGCGCCTCTTTGCCGTCGTGAGGGAGTGCACCCAGAGTCGGATCTTCCTGGACACGTTGCAGCGTGACGTCAAGGAGTCAGTCATCACGCAG GAGAAGCTCCAAGCCGAACTTCTGCGTCTCACTGAGGAGGCGGCCCGACTGCAGCTGGACCAGCAGAACCACCTCAACGACCTGCAGAGCCAGCTGAGCGGTGCGGAGCCGCCCCCCGCGGCCGGCGAGCTGTCCCAGTGTCGCGAGGCATCCCGCGCCatccagcagcagctgcagagcGGGGTGCAGGCCCTGCAGGAGCTCTACGAGCCCAGGCTCCAGGCCCTGCTGGCACGGAGGCAAGCGAGCGCCGAGGCCACCAGGAGGTGCCGGGAGGAGTCCCGGGAGCTACGGGCACAGCTGAGTCCCCTCAGAGAGGAGGCGCAGAGGCTGGCCCTTCAGAAAGCCTACTTGGAGGAGCGACTGGCGCTGATGCAGCAGGAGCGGGAGGAGAACCTTAGCCAGCACCGG GAGGCGCTGGATGCCCTCGAAGAGAACAGGCGGCACCTGAAAACAGAGACTGAAattcagcaaaagaaaaatcagGATATAGAGAATGTGAAGAGAGGCCTTGAGGAGGAGCTGAGAACCTACAG GTACAGCGATGAAGTCCGAAAAACAGCAGGACCTGCCATGAAGGAAGAAACATGA